One segment of Pleomorphomonas sp. PLEO DNA contains the following:
- a CDS encoding FAD:protein FMN transferase: MPDLLVRPIARRRFIRIGAALAAMAFVPATLAAAPVRRWFGNALGAHASIELVGADATLATATFAAVEQEIARLESLFSLYRTDSALSRLNANGRLDAPEADILRLLALVRSVHAETGGLFDPTVQPVFAAYAAHFAGGRTDALPAAELGDSLVRVGFDQVMFDEEVVRFSKPGMAMTLNGIAQGYITDRVADLLRARGFDNVLLDIGEIQALGGGRDGGGWKVGLAAGPNGDALATTLRLKDRAVATSMMDGTLLNAAGRIGHILHPRKGAVASAFSAVSIVAGQAALADALSTAAVLMTPDELSRLNSAGVEVHATPV, encoded by the coding sequence ATGCCAGATCTTCTCGTTCGGCCGATTGCTCGGCGCCGCTTCATCCGCATTGGCGCGGCGCTCGCCGCCATGGCCTTCGTCCCCGCCACTCTTGCAGCGGCGCCCGTTCGCCGCTGGTTCGGCAATGCGCTCGGCGCCCATGCCTCGATCGAACTCGTCGGCGCCGATGCCACGCTTGCGACCGCGACCTTCGCCGCGGTGGAGCAAGAGATCGCTCGCCTTGAGTCCCTGTTCAGCCTCTATCGTACCGACAGCGCGCTATCCCGCCTGAACGCCAACGGCCGCCTCGACGCACCGGAGGCCGACATCCTGCGCCTTTTGGCGTTGGTACGCAGCGTACACGCTGAAACGGGCGGCCTGTTCGATCCCACGGTGCAGCCGGTATTTGCCGCCTACGCCGCTCATTTCGCGGGCGGACGGACCGATGCGCTGCCCGCTGCCGAACTCGGAGACAGTCTGGTACGCGTTGGTTTCGATCAGGTCATGTTCGACGAAGAGGTCGTGCGTTTTTCCAAACCGGGCATGGCGATGACGTTGAACGGGATTGCTCAGGGCTACATCACCGACCGCGTCGCCGATCTTTTGCGGGCACGCGGTTTCGATAACGTGTTGCTCGACATCGGCGAGATCCAGGCCCTCGGCGGCGGTCGCGACGGCGGCGGCTGGAAGGTCGGTCTTGCCGCCGGCCCGAATGGCGACGCATTGGCAACGACACTGCGTCTCAAGGACCGAGCGGTTGCCACCTCGATGATGGACGGCACTCTTCTCAACGCTGCCGGCCGTATTGGCCACATACTGCACCCTCGGAAGGGCGCCGTTGCCTCCGCTTTCTCGGCCGTCAGCATCGTGGCGGGGCAAGCCGCGCTTGCGGATGCCCTGTCGACGGCGGCCGTCTTGATGACGCCGGACGAACTGTCCAGACTCAACTCCGCCGGCGTCGAGGTGCACGCGACGCCGGTCTGA
- a CDS encoding ABC transporter permease has product MSTPSPNPAPTPAAPTAAAQAGASKSVFSFKDFVIKFGLLIILAIMVIVFWRLEPAFANARNMFSILQAVSVTALLALGVTVTLAIAGFDLSIGSTAAMSLMASSYVMVILNQGTFLAVVVCLLLGAFIGFLNGVLIVKGRIPDLLATLGMMFLLLGLQLIPTGGRSIAKGMTLSDGSAATGTFTDAFLALGRYRLFDLIPLPVIIMLVAAIILWVFMERSRYGRVLYAIGGNEKATRLAGAPVERYKIAAYMISGLFASIGGILLAARVGRGDVTSGSSLLLDSVAAALIGYAVLGAKKPNVFGTAIGALFVGTLLNGLTMLNAPYYAQDFVKGLVLVFALLFTFGFASSQRR; this is encoded by the coding sequence ATGAGCACCCCATCCCCGAATCCGGCTCCCACTCCGGCCGCGCCGACGGCCGCCGCGCAAGCTGGCGCGTCAAAGTCCGTCTTCTCGTTCAAGGACTTCGTCATCAAGTTCGGCCTTCTGATCATTCTGGCCATCATGGTCATCGTCTTCTGGCGTCTTGAGCCGGCCTTCGCCAACGCCCGCAATATGTTCTCCATCCTGCAGGCCGTGTCGGTGACGGCGCTTCTGGCGCTTGGGGTTACCGTCACGCTCGCCATCGCCGGCTTTGACCTATCCATCGGTTCGACGGCGGCCATGTCGCTGATGGCGTCGAGCTACGTGATGGTGATCCTCAACCAGGGCACCTTCCTCGCGGTCGTCGTCTGCCTGCTGCTCGGGGCCTTCATCGGCTTCCTCAACGGCGTTTTGATCGTCAAGGGCCGCATTCCCGATCTTCTGGCGACGCTCGGCATGATGTTCTTGCTGCTCGGCTTGCAGCTCATCCCGACCGGTGGCCGCTCGATCGCCAAGGGTATGACGCTGTCGGACGGCTCGGCGGCGACCGGCACCTTCACTGACGCCTTCCTGGCGCTCGGCCGCTACCGGCTGTTCGACCTGATCCCGCTGCCGGTGATCATCATGCTGGTGGCCGCCATCATCCTCTGGGTGTTCATGGAGCGCTCGCGTTATGGCCGCGTGCTCTACGCCATCGGCGGCAATGAGAAGGCCACCCGTCTCGCCGGCGCACCGGTCGAGCGTTACAAGATCGCCGCCTACATGATCTCCGGCCTGTTCGCCTCGATCGGCGGCATCCTGCTCGCCGCCCGCGTCGGCCGTGGCGATGTCACCTCCGGATCGTCGCTGCTGCTCGATTCGGTGGCCGCCGCGCTGATCGGCTACGCGGTGCTTGGCGCCAAGAAGCCCAACGTATTCGGTACGGCCATCGGTGCGCTGTTCGTCGGTACGCTGCTCAACGGCCTCACCATGCTCAACGCCCCTTATTACGCGCAGGACTTCGTCAAGGGCCTCGTCCTTGTGTTCGCCCTGCTGTTCACCTTCGGCTTCGCCTCCTCGCAGCGTCGCTGA
- the mtnA gene encoding S-methyl-5-thioribose-1-phosphate isomerase yields MKIYGKSMRTIWVSDDSWGVEIIDQTKLPFEVKTRTLRSWQEAATAIRDMVVRGAPLIGATGAYGLALAMREDSSDENLERAYTALLATRPTAVNLRWGLDDLKGRLIKVAPSERMGLAYRRAAEICDEDVETCKAIGRHGFAIIRDLWEKKGKPSRFNVLTHCNAGWLACIDWGTALAPIYMAFEAGIPIHVWVDETRPRNQGASLTAFELGQHGVDHTVIADNQGGHLMQHGLVDMAIVGTDRTTATGDVCNKIGTYLKALAAHDNGVPFYVGLPFTTIDWTLEDGVREIPIEERDARELSHITGRTADGRLETVDILPKGSSALNYGFDVTPARLVTGLITERGVAAASRDGLLKLYPEQKAK; encoded by the coding sequence ATGAAAATCTACGGCAAATCCATGCGGACGATCTGGGTTTCGGACGACAGCTGGGGGGTCGAAATCATCGACCAGACCAAGCTGCCCTTCGAGGTCAAGACCCGGACGCTTCGCTCCTGGCAGGAAGCGGCGACAGCCATCCGTGACATGGTGGTGCGCGGCGCGCCGCTGATCGGCGCCACCGGCGCTTATGGCCTAGCGCTCGCCATGCGCGAGGATTCCTCGGATGAAAACCTCGAGCGCGCCTATACCGCCCTGCTCGCCACCCGTCCCACCGCGGTCAACCTCCGTTGGGGCCTCGACGACCTCAAGGGCCGCCTCATCAAGGTCGCTCCGTCCGAGCGCATGGGCCTTGCCTACCGTCGCGCCGCCGAGATCTGCGACGAAGACGTCGAGACCTGCAAGGCGATCGGCCGGCATGGCTTTGCCATTATCCGCGACCTTTGGGAGAAGAAGGGCAAGCCGTCGCGCTTCAACGTCCTCACCCACTGCAACGCTGGCTGGCTCGCCTGCATCGACTGGGGCACGGCGCTGGCTCCCATCTACATGGCCTTCGAAGCGGGCATTCCCATCCATGTCTGGGTCGATGAGACGCGGCCGCGCAATCAGGGCGCCAGCCTCACGGCCTTCGAGCTCGGTCAGCATGGCGTCGATCACACGGTGATCGCCGATAACCAGGGTGGCCATCTGATGCAGCATGGTCTCGTCGACATGGCGATCGTCGGCACCGACCGCACCACGGCTACCGGCGACGTCTGCAACAAGATCGGCACCTACCTGAAGGCTCTGGCCGCCCACGACAACGGCGTGCCCTTCTACGTCGGCCTACCGTTCACCACCATCGACTGGACGCTGGAAGACGGCGTCCGCGAGATCCCGATCGAGGAGCGCGACGCCCGCGAACTCAGCCACATCACTGGCCGCACAGCCGACGGTCGCCTGGAGACGGTGGATATTCTTCCCAAGGGCAGCTCGGCGCTCAACTACGGCTTCGATGTGACGCCAGCCCGCCTTGTCACCGGCCTGATCACCGAGCGCGGCGTCGCCGCTGCCAGCCGCGACGGTCTCCTCAAGCTCTATCCGGAGCAGAAGGCCAAATGA
- a CDS encoding sugar-binding transcriptional regulator, with amino-acid sequence MAPRSRTKDKADRSTAADGDNRAPLPRPGEYLADPLLWASWLYHHDEMTQSQIADLMGVSRATVVNYLQQARDLHYIKVVVRPELLNSIDLAQQIKHAFGLTECMVIPFDGGMRPPSERIGRAGAQYLDQILMNGDVLGVAWGRTVLSLAENLPEKAMPDSCVVQVIGSQRSAYDGFTAEECVAFIARRLHARSINLHAPAALSNAALRDALMREPTIQEQFARIRSCNKLLFGVCTVKANSLVFASGLISVDESKYYISNGAVGVIAGRFYDIEGNWLRGTMDDRMIGITLDDVRSVPTRIAAAGGTDKTDAILGALRGGYVTALITDEPTARNILGRL; translated from the coding sequence ATGGCGCCACGCTCAAGGACGAAGGACAAGGCTGACCGATCGACGGCCGCCGATGGGGACAACCGGGCGCCACTGCCGCGGCCAGGGGAATACCTCGCCGATCCGCTCCTTTGGGCGTCCTGGCTTTACCATCACGACGAAATGACGCAGAGCCAGATCGCCGACCTGATGGGCGTGTCGCGAGCGACGGTGGTGAACTACCTTCAGCAGGCGCGTGACCTGCATTACATCAAGGTGGTTGTGCGACCGGAGCTTCTGAACTCGATCGACCTTGCCCAGCAGATCAAGCACGCCTTCGGCCTTACCGAATGCATGGTCATTCCCTTTGACGGCGGCATGCGGCCTCCGAGCGAGCGTATCGGCCGGGCCGGCGCCCAGTATCTCGATCAGATCCTGATGAACGGCGACGTTCTGGGCGTTGCCTGGGGCCGCACGGTGCTGTCGCTGGCCGAGAACTTGCCGGAAAAGGCCATGCCGGACAGTTGCGTCGTGCAGGTGATCGGCAGCCAGCGCTCCGCCTATGACGGCTTCACGGCCGAGGAATGCGTCGCCTTCATCGCCCGTCGGCTGCATGCCCGTTCGATCAACCTGCACGCGCCGGCTGCCCTGTCCAACGCGGCACTGCGCGACGCGCTGATGCGCGAACCGACCATTCAGGAACAGTTCGCCCGCATTCGCTCCTGCAACAAGCTGCTGTTCGGCGTCTGCACGGTCAAGGCCAACAGCCTGGTGTTCGCCTCCGGCCTGATTTCCGTCGACGAGAGCAAATATTACATCTCCAACGGTGCCGTCGGCGTCATCGCCGGTCGCTTCTACGACATCGAAGGCAACTGGCTGCGCGGCACCATGGACGACCGCATGATCGGCATCACCCTCGACGACGTGCGAAGCGTGCCGACTCGCATCGCCGCGGCTGGCGGAACGGACAAGACGGACGCCATTCTTGGCGCCCTGCGCGGTGGCTACGTCACCGCGTTGATCACCGACGAACCGACCGCTCGCAATATTCTCGGGCGACTCTAG
- a CDS encoding nitrous oxide reductase accessory protein NosL: protein MMINRLLSALVISAALALPLAACKEEAAIKPAAVTMTDEALGYYCQMYLADHGGPKAQIHEKGQEHPLWFSQVSDAVTYLRGGEKRGDVTAVYVSDMEKAPSWAEPGRDNWIDADAALFVIGSRQAGAMGMPEAIPFGSRKAADDFVAREGGAIVSLADIPDKYLGPASADPSSHSDMQM, encoded by the coding sequence ATGATGATCAACCGTCTCCTCTCCGCCCTGGTGATCTCCGCTGCCCTGGCCTTGCCGCTTGCCGCGTGCAAGGAAGAAGCGGCCATCAAGCCGGCTGCCGTCACCATGACCGACGAGGCGCTTGGCTATTACTGTCAGATGTACCTTGCCGACCACGGAGGCCCCAAGGCGCAGATCCATGAAAAGGGGCAGGAGCATCCCCTATGGTTCTCGCAGGTGAGCGACGCCGTCACCTATCTGCGTGGTGGCGAGAAGCGCGGTGATGTCACCGCTGTCTACGTTTCCGACATGGAAAAGGCGCCGAGCTGGGCCGAGCCCGGCCGCGACAACTGGATCGACGCCGACGCGGCTCTGTTCGTGATCGGCAGCCGTCAGGCCGGCGCGATGGGCATGCCCGAGGCAATCCCCTTCGGCAGCCGTAAGGCCGCCGACGACTTCGTCGCTCGTGAAGGCGGCGCGATCGTCAGCCTCGCCGACATCCCTGACAAATATCTCGGTCCGGCCAGTGCCGACCCATCAAGTCATTCCGACATGCAGATGTGA
- the mtnK gene encoding S-methyl-5-thioribose kinase → MTDVRSARTGGADYRPLTESTLAPYLAGFSEVAAILGGETKDWKVTEVGDGNLNLVFIVRGPKGALIVKQALPYVRLVGDSWPLPLDRSFFESQALMTEGAAAPGLVPKVVLFDAMQALVIMEFLTPHIIMRKGLIDGVEFLRFAATLSEFMAQSLFKTSDLYLPAAEKKKQMAVFCANTELCRITEDLVFTDPYRAAKLNHWTSPQLDDIALEFRADGPLKAAAQAMKLKFLSHAEALVHGDLHSGSIMATSTDVRVIDPEFAFFGPMGFDVGALIGNLILAYLSQIGHEDEKGGRDAYRAWIKKQIVDVWTLFSARFVELWSTEGKGDAFTAELFTDAASRAALAEEQARYMRSLFEDMLGFAGCKMIRRILGLAHVADFESIADKDVRSKGERRALRLGRDLVVNRTRFASIEAVAAAVVAADTTR, encoded by the coding sequence ATGACAGACGTTCGGAGCGCCCGCACCGGCGGCGCCGACTATCGGCCGCTGACCGAGAGCACGCTGGCGCCCTATCTCGCCGGCTTTTCGGAAGTCGCCGCGATTCTTGGCGGTGAAACGAAGGATTGGAAAGTCACCGAAGTTGGCGACGGCAATCTCAACCTGGTGTTCATCGTGCGTGGCCCGAAGGGAGCGTTGATCGTCAAGCAGGCTCTTCCCTATGTGCGCCTCGTCGGCGACTCCTGGCCATTGCCGCTCGACCGCTCCTTCTTCGAAAGCCAGGCGCTGATGACCGAGGGCGCCGCCGCGCCAGGGCTGGTGCCGAAGGTCGTGCTGTTCGACGCCATGCAGGCGCTGGTGATCATGGAGTTCCTCACCCCGCACATCATCATGCGCAAGGGCTTGATCGACGGCGTTGAGTTCCTCCGCTTCGCGGCGACGCTGTCGGAATTCATGGCGCAGTCGCTGTTCAAGACCTCCGATCTCTACCTGCCGGCCGCCGAGAAGAAGAAGCAGATGGCGGTCTTCTGCGCCAACACCGAACTTTGCCGGATTACCGAGGATCTGGTGTTCACCGATCCCTACAGGGCGGCCAAACTCAATCACTGGACCTCGCCTCAGCTCGACGACATCGCCCTTGAATTCCGCGCCGACGGACCGCTCAAGGCGGCGGCCCAGGCGATGAAGCTCAAGTTCCTCAGCCACGCCGAGGCGCTGGTGCACGGCGACCTGCATTCCGGCTCGATCATGGCCACTAGCACCGACGTCCGCGTCATCGATCCGGAGTTCGCCTTCTTCGGACCGATGGGGTTTGACGTCGGCGCGCTGATCGGCAACCTGATCCTCGCCTACCTCAGCCAGATCGGCCACGAGGACGAGAAGGGCGGACGCGACGCCTACCGTGCCTGGATCAAGAAGCAGATCGTCGACGTTTGGACGCTGTTCTCGGCGCGCTTCGTCGAACTATGGTCGACCGAGGGCAAGGGCGACGCCTTTACCGCCGAGCTGTTTACCGACGCGGCGAGCCGGGCGGCGCTGGCTGAGGAGCAGGCCCGCTATATGCGCTCGCTGTTCGAGGACATGCTTGGATTTGCCGGCTGCAAGATGATCCGCCGCATCCTCGGTCTCGCCCATGTCGCCGATTTCGAGAGCATCGCCGACAAGGACGTGCGCTCCAAGGGCGAGCGGCGAGCCCTACGGCTCGGTCGCGACCTTGTGGTCAATCGCACGCGCTTTGCCAGCATAGAGGCTGTGGCCGCTGCCGTGGTTGCCGCCGACACCACCCGCTGA
- a CDS encoding DUF3861 family protein → MAKHRFRITVDAISETPGQPLTFEFGSHDDLIGLANRLGKTGDEDLLFFVGLKMFGEALLARKDDPLLKDFRPHFGELMKSIKGQRT, encoded by the coding sequence TTGGCCAAGCATCGCTTCCGCATCACAGTCGACGCCATTTCCGAGACCCCAGGCCAGCCGCTGACCTTCGAGTTCGGTAGCCATGACGACCTGATTGGCCTGGCCAACCGCCTAGGCAAAACCGGCGATGAAGACCTTCTGTTCTTTGTCGGCCTCAAGATGTTCGGGGAGGCGCTGCTTGCCCGCAAGGACGATCCGCTTCTCAAGGATTTCCGGCCGCATTTCGGCGAGCTGATGAAATCGATCAAGGGACAGAGGACCTAG
- a CDS encoding class II aldolase/adducin family protein — protein sequence MPASLSALSHLALRTEIIATCREMNASGVNQGTSGNVSVRIGEGRFLVTPTGIPYAGMTEDQIVEMTFDGTYYGPCRPTSEWRFHRDILLHRPDIDTVIHTHSMFSTVISCLRRDIPAVHYMVAAAGGENIRCAEYATFGSQALSDHALKALEGRLACLLANHGLIVLGANLKKAYSLLVEVETIAAQYWRALAIGAPVILDNAEMQNVFAMFKVYGRQDAADSDLRCGGLAAPAA from the coding sequence ATGCCTGCCAGCCTTTCCGCCCTCTCCCATCTCGCCCTCCGGACCGAGATCATCGCCACCTGCCGCGAAATGAATGCCTCGGGCGTCAACCAGGGCACGTCGGGCAATGTCAGCGTGCGCATCGGAGAGGGACGATTCCTGGTAACGCCCACGGGTATTCCTTACGCCGGCATGACCGAGGACCAGATCGTCGAGATGACCTTCGACGGCACCTATTATGGTCCCTGCCGGCCGACGAGCGAGTGGCGTTTCCACCGCGATATCCTGCTTCATCGGCCGGACATCGACACGGTGATCCATACCCACTCGATGTTCTCGACGGTGATTTCCTGCCTGCGCCGCGACATTCCGGCCGTTCATTACATGGTGGCCGCCGCGGGCGGTGAAAACATCCGCTGCGCCGAGTATGCCACCTTCGGCTCGCAAGCGCTCTCGGACCACGCGCTGAAAGCTCTGGAAGGCCGTCTTGCCTGCCTGCTCGCCAACCACGGGCTGATCGTGCTCGGCGCCAATCTCAAGAAAGCCTATTCCCTGCTGGTCGAGGTCGAGACCATTGCCGCCCAATATTGGCGGGCGCTTGCCATCGGCGCGCCGGTGATCCTCGACAATGCCGAGATGCAGAACGTCTTCGCCATGTTCAAGGTTTACGGCCGACAGGACGCGGCCGATTCCGATCTCCGCTGCGGTGGTTTGGCAGCGCCAGCCGCCTGA
- a CDS encoding sugar ABC transporter ATP-binding protein, which translates to MTEPGREVIRIRGLNKRFGSTHAVIDVDLDIRRGEVLALMGANGAGKSTLIKILCGVHPADSGTMEIDGETVTFRSPLEACAAGIHTVHQIINDGVVQQLTVAENLALDEICRPEGPMLLSRAVITARAREIQAILGLDLPLGKAMSELGQAERQLVAIARALSHDPKVLILDEPTSSLSEAEAARLFALIEDLRARGVAIIYISHRMSDIRRLADRAVVMRDGRTRAEFVRPLDFDGIVHAMVGHRLREGAYSAVAGGRTVVEIRDFALTPTSAPFDLDLREGEVVVLTGLIGAGKTEFAECLFGTATAHTGSVTIDGKPLRATSPQEAIAGGVFMAHEDRGNSSLVSEFSVLHNMTLPFLRHFSKLALVVPDQERRAATGQVANLAIKCASIDVPIGSLSGGNQQKVVLGRWLIQPCRLLILDEPFQGVDIGARQDIGRRLRETAAGRATLVICADLEEATEIADRIIVMRDFSVVGGHSVDGLSLDALVAEISGAGTHATFA; encoded by the coding sequence ATGACAGAACCAGGGAGGGAGGTGATCCGCATCCGTGGGCTGAACAAGCGTTTCGGCAGCACGCATGCGGTCATCGATGTCGATCTCGACATTCGACGTGGCGAGGTGCTGGCGCTGATGGGCGCCAATGGCGCCGGCAAGTCGACGCTGATCAAGATTCTCTGCGGTGTGCATCCCGCTGATTCCGGAACGATGGAAATCGATGGCGAGACGGTGACTTTCCGCTCGCCGCTTGAGGCCTGCGCCGCCGGCATCCACACCGTTCACCAGATCATCAACGACGGCGTCGTGCAACAGCTCACCGTTGCCGAGAATCTGGCGCTCGATGAGATCTGCCGGCCCGAGGGGCCGATGCTTCTGAGCCGGGCGGTCATCACGGCCCGAGCGCGCGAGATCCAGGCGATCCTTGGCCTCGATCTGCCGCTCGGCAAGGCGATGAGCGAACTTGGTCAGGCCGAGCGACAGCTCGTCGCCATCGCCCGCGCTCTGTCGCACGATCCCAAGGTACTGATTCTCGACGAGCCAACCTCCTCTTTGTCGGAAGCGGAAGCAGCTCGGCTGTTCGCGCTGATCGAGGACCTGAGGGCACGTGGCGTCGCCATCATCTACATCAGCCATCGCATGTCCGACATCCGTCGCCTCGCCGACCGGGCGGTCGTCATGCGCGACGGCCGCACCCGCGCCGAATTTGTCCGTCCGCTCGATTTCGATGGCATCGTCCACGCCATGGTCGGTCATCGCCTCCGCGAAGGTGCCTACAGCGCCGTCGCTGGCGGCCGAACGGTGGTCGAGATTCGCGATTTTGCCCTCACGCCAACCTCTGCGCCATTCGACCTCGATCTTCGGGAAGGCGAGGTGGTGGTGCTGACCGGTCTGATCGGTGCAGGCAAGACCGAGTTCGCCGAGTGCCTGTTCGGCACGGCCACCGCTCACACCGGTTCGGTGACGATCGATGGCAAGCCGCTTCGCGCCACTTCGCCACAGGAGGCGATCGCTGGCGGCGTGTTCATGGCGCACGAGGACCGTGGCAATTCGTCGCTGGTCTCCGAGTTTTCCGTTCTGCACAACATGACACTGCCTTTCCTGAGGCATTTTTCCAAGCTCGCTCTGGTCGTGCCGGACCAGGAACGGCGAGCGGCCACCGGACAGGTCGCCAACCTCGCCATCAAATGCGCGTCCATCGACGTACCGATCGGTTCACTGTCGGGTGGCAACCAGCAAAAGGTCGTGCTTGGACGTTGGCTGATCCAGCCCTGTCGTCTGCTTATCCTCGATGAGCCGTTCCAAGGCGTCGATATCGGCGCCCGCCAGGATATCGGCCGACGGCTGCGTGAAACGGCTGCTGGCCGGGCAACGCTGGTCATCTGCGCCGATCTTGAGGAGGCGACCGAAATCGCCGACCGAATCATCGTCATGCGCGATTTCTCGGTGGTCGGTGGCCATTCGGTCGACGGGCTGTCGCTTGACGCTCTGGTCGCCGAGATCAGCGGCGCCGGTACCCACGCAACTTTCGCCTGA
- a CDS encoding ABC transporter permease: protein MNGMDRMAAVAATEFRLAFRNRWVLLSTLAFTLFALALAFLGSGPSGALKADALTLTAASLSTLTVYLVPLMALLVSYDSIAGEIERGTLALVLATPLKRGELVLAKFLGHLAVLAMAIAIGYGIAGAVIAGVHGADDAGLIAWGRLVVTAILLGAVFIALGMALSSLPRQTGTAAALAIGAWLVLVVLYDLALLGAVIVDQGGAFTKTVFPALVLANPGDAFRLYNLALIEANAPIAGLDGLARTLPFPVSSALVVLVLWLVAGLAIAWALTRRIRP, encoded by the coding sequence ATGAACGGCATGGACCGCATGGCGGCGGTGGCCGCAACCGAGTTCCGTCTCGCCTTCCGCAACCGCTGGGTCCTGCTGTCGACGTTGGCCTTCACGCTGTTCGCGCTGGCGCTCGCCTTCCTCGGTTCTGGCCCGAGCGGTGCGCTCAAAGCCGACGCGCTGACGCTGACGGCGGCGAGCCTGTCGACGCTGACCGTCTACCTCGTGCCGCTGATGGCGTTGCTTGTCTCCTACGACAGCATCGCCGGCGAAATCGAGCGCGGAACGCTGGCACTGGTGCTGGCAACGCCGCTGAAGCGCGGCGAACTGGTCCTGGCGAAGTTCCTTGGTCATCTTGCCGTACTGGCGATGGCCATTGCCATTGGTTACGGCATCGCCGGCGCGGTGATCGCCGGCGTTCATGGCGCTGATGATGCCGGCCTGATCGCCTGGGGCCGGCTCGTCGTCACCGCGATTCTGCTGGGTGCCGTCTTCATCGCCTTGGGCATGGCATTGTCCAGCTTGCCGCGCCAGACCGGTACCGCCGCGGCGCTCGCCATCGGCGCCTGGCTGGTATTGGTGGTGCTCTACGACCTCGCCCTGCTCGGCGCCGTGATTGTCGACCAAGGTGGCGCGTTCACCAAGACGGTGTTTCCAGCGCTCGTCCTCGCCAATCCTGGTGACGCCTTCCGCCTCTACAATCTGGCGCTGATCGAAGCGAATGCACCGATCGCTGGCCTCGATGGCCTCGCCCGGACCCTTCCTTTCCCGGTTTCCAGTGCGCTCGTCGTGCTCGTCCTGTGGCTTGTCGCAGGCCTTGCCATCGCCTGGGCCCTCACCCGGAGAATCCGCCCATGA
- a CDS encoding substrate-binding domain-containing protein — MTTIDRRTFLAGLATASVASALPLRAAFAEGIAGAPGIVGERKIKIALVRYLSTGDFFQFYLAGVTRQAEALGFDLHVLDSRQDAALQAEMLQQAMNLGVDGIILQHGLTETLKDPAAQAVQEGFKVVAFDVNCENEAIPQIEQNDRELARLALEQAIADNGESFTAGYVYVPGIAPLDRRDETWQAFKKKYPGIKEVAHWGTMNNPIANSVADQTAAVLRANPDISVIFAPYDEFAKGAKTAVDEAGLNEKIKIYSADISTPDISAMVEDKSAWAASAATSSAVVGEVCVRTLALQLAGVETGKQVVVPPTLITQKMLLEKGIKNMDDLAAKLPQFSKADVSMAPWIAEPKR, encoded by the coding sequence ATGACAACGATCGACAGACGGACATTTCTTGCCGGCCTTGCCACCGCATCGGTTGCCAGTGCCCTGCCGCTGCGCGCCGCCTTCGCCGAAGGCATTGCCGGCGCCCCCGGCATCGTCGGTGAGCGCAAGATCAAGATCGCGCTGGTACGCTATCTCTCCACCGGCGACTTCTTCCAGTTCTATCTGGCCGGTGTGACGCGCCAGGCCGAGGCGCTCGGGTTTGACCTGCACGTGCTCGATTCCCGCCAGGACGCGGCGCTGCAGGCGGAAATGCTGCAGCAGGCGATGAACCTCGGCGTCGACGGCATCATCCTGCAGCACGGCCTGACCGAGACGCTGAAGGATCCGGCCGCCCAGGCCGTGCAGGAAGGCTTCAAGGTCGTCGCCTTCGACGTCAACTGCGAGAACGAGGCGATTCCGCAGATCGAGCAGAACGATCGCGAGCTTGCTCGCCTCGCCCTTGAACAGGCGATCGCTGACAACGGCGAAAGCTTTACGGCCGGTTACGTCTACGTGCCGGGCATCGCGCCGCTCGACCGTCGCGACGAGACCTGGCAGGCCTTCAAGAAGAAGTATCCCGGCATCAAGGAAGTGGCGCATTGGGGCACCATGAACAACCCCATCGCCAACTCGGTGGCCGATCAGACGGCGGCGGTGCTGCGCGCCAACCCCGACATCTCCGTCATCTTCGCCCCCTATGACGAATTCGCCAAGGGTGCCAAGACCGCCGTCGACGAGGCCGGCCTCAACGAGAAAATCAAGATCTACTCGGCCGACATCTCGACCCCGGATATCTCGGCCATGGTCGAAGATAAGAGCGCTTGGGCAGCCTCGGCGGCCACATCGTCCGCAGTGGTCGGCGAAGTCTGCGTGCGCACGCTGGCCCTGCAGCTCGCTGGTGTCGAAACCGGTAAGCAGGTGGTGGTGCCGCCGACGCTGATCACCCAGAAGATGCTCCTTGAGAAGGGCATCAAGAACATGGACGACCTCGCGGCCAAGCTGCCGCAGTTCTCCAAGGCCGACGTGTCGATGGCGCCCTGGATCGCCGAGCCGAAGCGCTGA